In Oscillatoria acuminata PCC 6304, a single window of DNA contains:
- a CDS encoding ThiF family adenylyltransferase, with translation MSIYFHEQLYRTPEVMGKLQGFPVTICGAGALGANLTESLARSGLQRLMVIDLDRIEERNLSTQPYYRSDIGAFKAQILANSLYRAVGIKVDIQTKELTAQNANKLIGNKTGLVIDTFDNSGSRKAVADCCATQKIPCLHVGLATDYAEIIWNEIYRIPSPVQDDICDYPLARNLVTLTVAVACEVIIEFAIAQVRSSYTVTLGDFAIKPFIA, from the coding sequence ATGTCGATTTATTTTCACGAACAACTCTATAGAACACCGGAAGTCATGGGGAAACTTCAGGGATTTCCGGTGACCATTTGTGGGGCGGGTGCTTTGGGTGCGAATCTGACTGAAAGTTTAGCTCGAAGTGGCTTACAACGGCTGATGGTGATTGATCTCGATCGCATTGAGGAGCGCAATCTATCCACCCAGCCTTATTATCGGTCAGATATTGGCGCATTTAAAGCCCAAATTCTAGCCAACAGTCTCTATCGAGCGGTGGGGATTAAAGTTGATATCCAGACTAAAGAATTGACCGCCCAAAATGCCAATAAACTCATCGGGAATAAAACCGGCTTAGTCATCGATACCTTTGACAATAGTGGGTCTCGAAAAGCGGTAGCAGATTGCTGTGCCACGCAGAAAATCCCTTGTCTTCATGTGGGACTCGCGACGGATTATGCGGAAATTATTTGGAACGAAATATATCGCATTCCTTCCCCAGTTCAGGATGATATTTGCGATTATCCATTGGCGAGAAATTTAGTCACCCTCACGGTGGCAGTCGCTTGTGAGGTGATCATTGAGTTTGCGATCGCCCAAGTGCGTTCTAGCTATACCGTCACCCTGGGAGATTTTGCCATCAAACCGTTTATAGCTTGA
- a CDS encoding pentapeptide repeat-containing protein, translated as MNIKIFYGTPEVAPRMANQRIIKNNKLSLRAQQIYRWMGFWIMMLAAVCLALPGRSQDSPGVMRLMQTNQCQACILTDANLSNTDLTGADLSGSNLTNASFRGSDLRGANLTGANLTGANLQGVNLRGANLTGVNLTGANLSRSQLVGAVLFLINLANADLTEANLSGTDLSRIYIEQANLNGAQLQGSNLTGAELFGVTLNNANLSGAVLNSANLSGASVRQAFLQGAQMEGASLRNTNMSTSNLRGALLTQADLSGADLLDADMQGVVLNEAILINTQLRNVQLQGASLEGTILSGADLEGAILTGATFRNVQLTGTNLRGADLTQIEIENVDFTQGTICDAILPDGRTARCR; from the coding sequence GTGAATATTAAGATTTTCTACGGGACTCCCGAGGTGGCCCCACGAATGGCAAATCAACGAATCATCAAAAACAACAAATTGAGTTTACGAGCACAACAGATTTACCGATGGATGGGATTTTGGATCATGATGTTGGCTGCGGTTTGCCTCGCGCTTCCTGGGCGATCGCAAGATTCTCCTGGGGTGATGCGCTTGATGCAAACGAATCAGTGTCAAGCCTGTATTCTGACGGATGCCAACCTGAGTAATACTGACCTCACGGGTGCGGATCTGAGTGGTTCTAACCTGACGAATGCCAGTTTTCGAGGGTCCGATTTGAGAGGGGCCAACCTCACTGGGGCTAACCTAACTGGGGCTAACTTGCAAGGGGTCAATCTTCGAGGGGCCAATCTGACCGGGGTCAACCTCACTGGGGCGAATTTATCTCGGAGTCAGCTTGTGGGTGCAGTTTTATTTTTAATTAACCTCGCCAATGCAGATTTGACCGAAGCCAATTTAAGCGGGACGGATCTCAGCCGCATCTACATTGAGCAAGCGAACCTGAATGGTGCACAACTCCAAGGGAGCAATCTCACGGGTGCCGAACTCTTCGGGGTGACCCTCAACAATGCCAACCTCAGTGGTGCGGTTCTCAATAGTGCCAATCTCAGTGGTGCCAGTGTGCGGCAAGCGTTCCTGCAAGGAGCACAGATGGAAGGAGCTAGTCTGAGAAATACTAACATGAGCACAAGTAACTTGCGAGGGGCTTTGTTAACCCAGGCGGACCTCTCCGGTGCGGATTTATTGGATGCCGATATGCAGGGGGTTGTTCTCAATGAGGCGATTTTGATTAATACTCAGCTTAGAAATGTCCAACTTCAGGGAGCCAGCTTAGAGGGGACGATTCTCTCCGGTGCGGACCTAGAGGGGGCCATCCTCACCGGGGCCACCTTCCGCAATGTCCAACTCACGGGCACTAATCTGCGAGGGGCGGATTTAACTCAGATTGAGATTGAGAATGTAGATTTTACCCAAGGGACAATTTGTGACGCTATTTTACCCGATGGCAGAACAGCCCGATGCCGTTAA
- a CDS encoding SBBP repeat-containing protein translates to MTFNWRYFLIFAFTAITLSWMSAISGNFIFPLNLISNPAQATDNLNVSTASYLGSDADDFGTAVAINPDRTILFTGQIPRHNFGLTPVNLLGGGDGVILQTDTTGKELLSLTRMGTLIDDIEVNSRTGKIAVVGDFGLALLGDVQTLLWHQELGSGGSATMSNGRRVAMGTDGTIAALFNKKITIFDESGTVVSEFLIPGKFVEDVAIHSPSQSIIMTGYSQKDRGGCRQLQVAFIRSYDYQGNLNWTNYDWTHAEAHGGNSSCADTRGSRVTLGLDGNLYFAGESAGGNTIFRYDPRDLSKDAPNVIFDPFNHPYNTASNHITYYARFDPVNGEIKGGQFNLSRLSNGRGNTIIPRAIAADEQGNLYIGGQSSASFANRNQSTISGQSGAYAATDNFVLAVPSDFMTRTFMVSWNKGCQGNNQVVGIATGYGITAMISDTAGCDMITVNPVQGKPQGGTDILYSVWETEP, encoded by the coding sequence ATGACTTTTAATTGGCGATATTTTTTGATTTTTGCTTTCACTGCCATCACCCTGTCTTGGATGTCGGCAATTTCGGGAAATTTTATTTTTCCCCTAAATCTGATATCCAATCCAGCACAAGCAACGGATAATTTAAACGTTTCCACTGCCTCTTATTTAGGAAGTGACGCTGATGATTTTGGAACCGCCGTGGCGATTAATCCCGACCGAACTATCTTGTTTACGGGCCAAATTCCCCGTCATAATTTTGGCCTAACTCCGGTCAACTTACTCGGCGGTGGAGATGGGGTGATTCTCCAGACCGATACTACAGGGAAAGAGTTATTATCCTTGACGCGCATGGGAACCCTTATCGATGATATTGAGGTAAATAGCAGAACGGGAAAAATTGCGGTAGTGGGAGATTTTGGCTTGGCACTTTTAGGCGACGTTCAAACCTTACTTTGGCATCAGGAGTTAGGCAGTGGCGGGAGTGCAACCATGAGTAATGGCCGCCGGGTGGCAATGGGAACCGATGGCACAATTGCCGCTTTATTTAACAAGAAAATAACGATTTTTGACGAATCTGGAACCGTTGTCTCAGAATTTCTCATCCCTGGAAAATTTGTAGAAGATGTGGCGATTCATAGTCCCAGTCAATCGATTATTATGACCGGATATTCCCAGAAGGATCGCGGAGGATGTCGGCAATTACAAGTTGCATTTATTCGCAGTTATGATTATCAGGGAAATCTCAACTGGACTAATTATGATTGGACTCATGCCGAAGCGCATGGGGGGAATTCTTCCTGTGCCGATACCCGAGGCAGTCGCGTCACTCTCGGATTAGATGGCAATCTCTATTTTGCCGGGGAAAGTGCTGGAGGTAATACAATTTTTAGATATGACCCCCGAGACTTGAGCAAAGACGCTCCAAATGTCATTTTTGACCCGTTTAATCATCCTTATAATACGGCATCGAATCATATTACTTATTATGCTCGATTTGACCCCGTTAATGGGGAAATCAAAGGGGGACAATTCAACTTGTCGCGCCTGAGTAATGGCCGAGGAAATACGATTATCCCTCGGGCGATCGCCGCCGATGAACAGGGGAATTTATATATAGGAGGACAATCTTCCGCTAGTTTCGCCAATCGCAATCAATCTACCATTTCGGGTCAATCCGGGGCCTATGCCGCTACTGATAATTTTGTCTTAGCAGTCCCCTCAGATTTTATGACCCGAACCTTTATGGTGAGTTGGAATAAAGGTTGTCAGGGGAATAATCAAGTAGTGGGAATTGCCACAGGTTATGGGATAACAGCCATGATTTCTGATACCGCTGGCTGTGATATGATTACCGTGAATCCAGTGCAGGGAAAACCGCAAGGAGGGACTGATATTTTGTATTCAGTGTGGGAGACTGAACCGTGA
- a CDS encoding RNA 2'-phosphotransferase gives MTQNSQLIKISKFLSYHLRHNPGEIGLELEPGGWIAVEALLAAAQAHQFPLTRSQLNLVVETSNKQRFSFDSTGTRIRANQGHSIPIDLQLEPRCPPDILYHGTGHQAVESILAQGLQKRARHHVHLSPDIDTAREVGMRHGKPVVFTIKAAKMHQSGHLFYCSDNGVWLVDEVPPEYLGLG, from the coding sequence ATGACCCAAAATTCTCAACTGATTAAAATCAGTAAATTTCTCAGTTATCACTTGCGACACAATCCCGGGGAAATTGGATTAGAACTGGAACCTGGGGGGTGGATTGCGGTGGAAGCCTTATTAGCAGCCGCACAAGCACACCAGTTTCCCCTCACCCGTTCGCAACTGAATTTAGTTGTGGAAACGAGCAATAAACAGCGGTTTTCCTTCGATTCCACAGGGACCCGAATTCGGGCAAATCAAGGGCATAGTATTCCGATAGATTTGCAACTGGAACCCCGTTGTCCCCCGGATATCCTCTATCATGGCACGGGACATCAAGCAGTTGAGTCGATTCTGGCCCAAGGCTTACAAAAAAGAGCGCGCCATCATGTTCATTTATCCCCCGATATTGACACCGCCAGAGAGGTGGGAATGCGTCATGGAAAACCTGTGGTTTTCACCATTAAAGCCGCCAAAATGCACCAATCTGGTCATTTATTTTATTGTTCTGATAATGGGGTTTGGCTCGTGGATGAAGTTCCGCCAGAATATCTGGGTTTGGGATAA
- a CDS encoding AAA family ATPase — protein sequence MAFGNFDNGNEHRDRQSNQDRGLLGAGWRPLSREFDWSYFFHLASKDPWELAHKTLDVSSDIADALGRQNFTWWANILNVFSEYTRGDFNDFWDYITPAPAGPNYRTADMLAAETPVVQFVSRDSIPIDYVLKRLQEITICKVLDLLGRPDLITQYYQDRHFYYPIERFSTWERIETIGTVYAYWKKQDIWLQIDHLGRIHNIGRNQFQYTLIANDLRSLINKATYNLAVMLSGYQSRVGQVHSEFPIRTFPADIQGFSDRVQEAIFTQPQLAVLVHGAPGTGKTAWTQAVAKEILVPLGYVIFILDHDAVENFVPPTYLEKICIIINEADNLAQDRGSEAAQRSNKTEHILSLLDGTLYQSVLDTEGIKAQQKLVFLMTCNTTERLDPAVLRKGRIDLISEFTHPFV from the coding sequence ATGGCATTTGGCAACTTTGACAACGGAAACGAACATCGCGATCGCCAATCCAATCAAGACCGGGGATTGCTGGGAGCAGGTTGGCGACCCTTATCTCGGGAATTTGATTGGAGTTATTTTTTCCATCTCGCCTCTAAAGACCCCTGGGAATTGGCCCACAAGACCTTAGATGTTAGTAGTGATATTGCCGATGCATTAGGTCGTCAAAATTTCACCTGGTGGGCCAATATTTTAAATGTTTTTTCGGAATACACCCGAGGAGATTTCAATGATTTTTGGGATTACATTACTCCCGCACCGGCTGGACCCAATTATCGCACTGCGGATATGCTTGCGGCAGAAACCCCCGTGGTTCAATTTGTCAGCCGGGATAGTATCCCAATTGATTACGTCCTTAAACGCCTGCAAGAGATTACCATTTGCAAGGTTCTCGACCTCTTAGGTCGGCCTGATTTGATTACCCAATATTACCAAGACCGGCATTTTTATTATCCCATCGAGCGGTTTTCCACTTGGGAACGCATCGAAACAATCGGGACCGTTTATGCCTATTGGAAAAAACAAGACATTTGGCTGCAAATCGACCACCTCGGGCGCATTCACAATATAGGGCGCAATCAATTTCAATATACGCTGATTGCCAACGACTTGCGATCGCTGATTAACAAAGCCACCTACAATCTAGCCGTCATGCTTAGTGGCTATCAAAGCCGTGTCGGTCAAGTTCATAGCGAATTTCCGATTCGCACCTTTCCTGCCGATATTCAAGGTTTTAGCGATCGCGTCCAAGAGGCCATCTTTACCCAACCTCAACTCGCCGTTCTCGTTCATGGCGCACCGGGAACCGGCAAAACCGCTTGGACCCAAGCCGTAGCTAAGGAAATTTTAGTCCCCTTGGGATATGTTATTTTTATTCTCGACCATGATGCCGTAGAAAATTTCGTTCCCCCCACTTATTTAGAAAAAATTTGCATCATTATTAATGAAGCAGATAACCTCGCCCAAGACCGGGGAAGCGAAGCCGCGCAACGCAGTAATAAAACAGAACATATCCTCAGCTTACTCGATGGCACTTTATATCAAAGCGTCTTAGATACGGAGGGAATCAAAGCTCAACAAAAGCTAGTGTTTTTAATGACTTGTAACACCACCGAACGATTGGATCCCGCTGTATTACGCAAAGGCCGGATTGATTTAATCTCTGAATTTACCCATCCTTTTGTTTAA
- a CDS encoding sensor histidine kinase codes for MFQATRRRLAIWYAALTAVLLLVFATGFYVYVRSTLIDRIDDTLKHVVEVVERSLAIDEDPNTGQYTVNVVASFRNNAKTVEDDHIDLEWFSSTGELLWSTLWEPLEIPLHPKKNGETVQLSGGQLLRQFTDRVEMGRQVVGYLRVSHPWFEVTKPIRQLIIDLSLGTSLMAIAISAIAWLLSGLAMKPVRESYQRLKQFTSDASHELRNPIATIQTNVQVALADPELESPIHRQQLQLVERLTRRMGRLVDDLLFLARQDSGMVKVRQQPVPMDALLMEVMEEQEAIAAEKGIELVLEIIDPPDSGNHPLSPPLDPETLPGLDFTIPGDWDQLARLFTNLVSNGLQYTAKGGKIAITLECSGVSNRPSANGGVQVTVKDSGVGIPAESVPHIFDRFYRVDPARSHEPSQSPEWGSTGSGLGLAIVQAIVENHHGWIRVDSQLHLGTTVSVNLPLSQPDLEKAHPEA; via the coding sequence ATGTTTCAAGCAACGCGCCGACGGTTAGCAATTTGGTATGCCGCACTCACAGCGGTGTTGCTGCTAGTATTTGCTACGGGATTTTATGTGTATGTTCGGAGTACCTTAATCGATCGCATTGATGACACCCTCAAGCACGTTGTGGAAGTGGTGGAACGATCGCTGGCGATTGATGAAGACCCCAACACGGGCCAATATACCGTGAATGTTGTTGCCAGTTTCCGCAACAATGCCAAAACCGTCGAAGATGACCATATCGATTTAGAATGGTTTAGCTCCACTGGGGAATTATTGTGGTCCACCCTCTGGGAACCCTTAGAGATTCCCCTACACCCGAAAAAGAATGGGGAAACGGTACAACTGTCTGGGGGACAACTGCTCAGGCAATTTACCGATCGCGTAGAAATGGGACGGCAAGTGGTGGGATATCTGCGAGTCAGTCATCCCTGGTTTGAAGTCACTAAACCGATTCGCCAATTAATTATTGATTTAAGTCTGGGCACCTCCCTGATGGCAATTGCCATTAGCGCGATCGCCTGGTTACTCTCGGGATTAGCCATGAAACCTGTGCGAGAATCATACCAACGTCTCAAACAGTTTACCTCCGATGCCTCCCACGAACTCAGAAATCCGATCGCCACGATTCAAACCAATGTGCAAGTGGCCCTTGCGGACCCGGAATTAGAGTCACCCATCCATCGCCAGCAATTGCAGTTAGTGGAACGCTTAACGCGCCGCATGGGACGATTGGTGGATGATTTGCTCTTTTTAGCGCGACAAGATAGCGGCATGGTGAAAGTGAGGCAACAACCTGTGCCAATGGATGCCTTATTGATGGAAGTGATGGAGGAACAGGAGGCGATCGCCGCCGAAAAAGGGATTGAATTGGTGTTAGAAATTATTGATCCGCCCGATAGTGGCAATCACCCCCTCTCCCCGCCTCTGGATCCCGAAACCTTACCGGGGCTGGATTTTACCATCCCCGGAGATTGGGACCAACTGGCGCGACTGTTTACGAATTTAGTCAGTAATGGATTGCAATACACAGCGAAAGGGGGCAAAATTGCCATCACCTTAGAATGTAGCGGGGTGAGCAATCGCCCGAGTGCCAATGGCGGCGTCCAAGTTACGGTAAAAGATAGCGGGGTCGGCATTCCGGCAGAATCGGTGCCTCATATTTTCGATCGCTTTTATCGGGTGGACCCAGCGCGGAGTCATGAACCGTCACAATCGCCGGAATGGGGGTCTACGGGGTCCGGATTGGGACTGGCGATCGTCCAGGCGATCGTGGAAAATCATCACGGATGGATTCGGGTAGACAGTCAGCTTCATCTCGGCACTACGGTCAGCGTTAACCTTCCCCTGTCCCAACCCGACCTAGAAAAAGCGCACCCCGAGGCATAA